One part of the Rattus rattus isolate New Zealand chromosome 14, Rrattus_CSIRO_v1, whole genome shotgun sequence genome encodes these proteins:
- the Idi2 gene encoding isopentenyl-diphosphate delta-isomerase 2, which yields MSDVTVDWIDKHQLQRLDEMLIVVDENDKVIGADTKRNCHQNKNIEKGLLHRAFSVVLFNSEKKVLIQRRADTKLTFPGYYTDSCCSHPLSNPEEMEEKDALGVKRAALRRLQAELGIPQDQISLEDIVFMTRYHYKAKSDAVWGEHEVCYLLLIKKDVKICPDPSEVSSFSYLTREELEELLERGARGEVQVTRWLRFIVEQFLYAWWPYLDEVTRFIELDKIYRV from the exons ATGTCTGATGTCACTGTTGACTGGATCGATAAACACCAGCTGCAGCGTTTAGATGAGATGCTGATTGTTGTTGATGAAAACGATAAGGTCATTGGTGCAGACACTAAGAGGAACTGCCATCAGAATAAAAACATTGAGAAAg GGCTGCTGCACCGAGCCTTCAGTGTCGTTTTGTTCAACTCAGAGAAGAAAGTTCTGATTCAGCGCCGAGCAGACACGAAGCTTACCTTCCCTG GGTACTATACCGATTCCTGTTGTAGTCATCCACTGAGTAATCctgaagaaatggaggagaaggacGCCTTGGGAGTGAAGAGGGCAGCCCTGAGACGGCTGCAGGCTGAGCTGGGCATCCCCCAGGACCAG ATTTCTCTAGAGGACATCGTGTTTATGACAAGGTATCATTATAAGGCAAAATCTGATGCAGTCTGGGGAGAACACGAAGTTTGTTACCTTCTGCTTATCAAGAAAGACGTCAAGATCTGTCCAGATCCGAGTGAAGTCAGTAGCTTCAGCTACCTGACTCGAGAGGAACTGGAAGAGCTACTAGAAAGGGGGGCCCGGGGCGAAGTCCAAGTCACCCGCTGGCTGAGATTCATCGTGGAGCAGTTCCTGTATGCATGGTGGCCTTACTTAGATGAAGTGACCCGGTTCATAGAGCTTGACAAGATATACAGAGTATGA